A DNA window from Camelina sativa cultivar DH55 chromosome 17, Cs, whole genome shotgun sequence contains the following coding sequences:
- the LOC104754735 gene encoding aspartic proteinase-like protein 2 has product MTLSIVSLFPICARFTLVIWFLTALVSVSCNPGVFNVKYRYPRLQGSLSALKEHDDRRQLTILAGIDLPLGGTGRPDIPGLYYAKIGIGTPAKSYYVQVDTGSDIMWVNCIQCRQCPTRSSLGIELTLYNIDESNSGKLVSCDDDFCYQISGGPLSGCKANMSCPYLEIYGDGSSTAGYFVKDVVQYDSVAGDLKTKTANGSVIFGCGARQSGDLDSSNEEALDGILGFGKANSSMISQLASSGRVKKIFAHCLDGRNGGGIFAIGRVVQPKVNMTPLVPNQPHYNVNMTAVQVGQEFLNIPADLFQPGDRKGAIIDSGTTLAYLPEIIYEPLVKMITSQEPALKVHIVDKDYKCFQYSGRVDEGFPNVTFHFENSVFLRVYPHDYLFPYEGMWCIGWQNSAMQSRDRRNMTLLGDLVLSNKLVLYDLENQLIGWTEYNCSSSIKVKDEGTGTVHLVGSHFISSALHLDTSLLLISLLLLMTLFLL; this is encoded by the exons ATGACCTTATCAATCGTCTCGTTGTTCCCAATCTGCGCAAGATTCACGCTAGTGATTTGGTTTCTCACTGCGCTCGTGTCCGTGTCTTGTAATCCGGGAGTGTTCAATGTTAAGTATCGTTATCCAAGGCTACAAGGTTCCCTGAGCGCCTTAAAGGAGCACGATGACCGTCGCCAGCTCACAATTCTCGCTGGAATCGATCTACCCCTTGGTGGAACTGGTCGTCCTGATATCCCCGG GCTTTATTATGCAAAGATTGGAATTGGAACACCTGCAAAGAGCTATTATGTTCAAGTCGACACAGGCAGTGATATCATGTGGGTTAACTGTATCCAGTGCAGACAATGTCCTACACGAAGCTCTCTCGGT ATTGAGCTGACGCTGTACAACATAGACGAATCAAACAGTGGGAAGTTGGTctcttgtgatgatgatttttgCTACCAGATAAGTGGTGGTCCTCTCTCAGGCTGCAAAGCTAATATGTCTTGTCCTTATCTTGAGATATATGGAGATGGTAGCTCTACTGCTGGTTATTTTGTCAAAGATGTTGTGCAATATGACAGTGTTGCTGGTGATCTCAAGACAAAAACTGCTAACGGGAGTGTCATATTTGG GTGTGGAGCTAGGCAGTCAGGAGATCTAGACTCGTCTAATGAAGAAGCACTTGATGGAATACTTGGATTTGGGAAAGCTAATTCCTCCATGATTTCCCAGCTGGCCTCATCAGGGAGAGTGAAAAAGATATTTGCTCATTGCTTAGATGGAAGAAATGGAGGTGGTATTTTTGCTATCGGACGTGTTGTACAACCAAAAGTAAACATGACACCATTGGTACCCAATCA ACCACATTACAATGTCAATATGACAGCAGTTCAAGTTGGTCAGGAGTTTCTTAATATTCCAGCTGATTTATTTCAACCGGGAGATAGAAAAGGAGCAATAATTGACAGTGGTACGACCTTGGCCTATCTTCCAGAGATAATCTATGAGCCACTGGTGAAGATG ATAACCTCGCAGGAGCCTGCTCTGAAAGTTCACATAGTGGATAAAGATTATAAATGCTTTCAGTACTCTGGAAG AGTTGATGAGGGGTTTCCAAATGTCACTTTCCATTTCGAGAACTCGGTTTTCCTCAGGGTTTATCCTCATGACTACCTGTTCCCTTAT GAAGGAATGTGGTGCATTGGTTGGCAAAATAGCGCAATGCAATCCAGAGATAGGAGAAACATGACACTTTTGGGAG ATTTGGTGCTTTCAAACAAGCTTGTTCTCTACGATCTCGAAAATCAGCTCATTGGATGGACTGAATACAACT GCTCATCAAGCATAAAAGTAAAGGATGAAGGAACAGGAACAGTTCATTTAGTAGGCTCACATTTTATCTCTTCTGCACTGCATTTAGATACCTCTTTGCTTTTAATTTCCTTACTTCTCCTTATGACTCTTTTCCTTCTTTAG
- the LOC104754736 gene encoding uncharacterized protein At1g05835-like yields MSKPLKFLLWSSLALLLLQIGSGLKCESKSSEPTVKQTQVKGRQGIKFRVEVMNKCPMCPVINLRLKCQGFPQSLVDPTLLRVLSSSTGNCVVNDGLPLSPMQTLSFNYSNSHQFALRPLSWSFQCE; encoded by the exons ATGTCAAAACCTCTCAAGTTTCTTCTTTGGTCATCTCTTGCTTTGTTGCTTCTTCAGATAG GTTCTGGGCTAAAATGTGAGAGCAAAAGCAGCGAACCAACGGTGAAGCAGACGCAGGTGAAGGGGAGACAAGGAATCAAGTTCAGAGTTGAGGTAATGAACAAATGTCCAATGTGCCCAGTCATCAACCTTCGTCTGAAATGTCAAGGATTTCCTCAGTCGCTTGTGGACCCCACACTCCTCCGTGTTCTCTCCTCTTCCACCGGAAACTGCGTAGTTAACGACGGCTTGCCCTTGAGTCCAATGCAAACTCTCTCTTTCAATTACTCCAACTCACACCAGTTTGCTCTGCGTCCTCTTTCATGGTCATTTCAGTGCGAGTAA